A window of the Penaeus monodon isolate SGIC_2016 chromosome 38, NSTDA_Pmon_1, whole genome shotgun sequence genome harbors these coding sequences:
- the LOC119596997 gene encoding neuroblastoma-amplified sequence-like, with the protein MASYDEEEANILYELLVHAEWPLEQEIIGGGAVSHGGNFFYRTVTQTPANIWALASTVWAYLRTAPSVSPSLSKLVGSGSGWQLGVGAQGAVVAIVQAACLEIRAKKDDFASVVGKNTNLYADPFPSWRRVAWSADCSMVGVAYSSGAVEIFNTLGTSIFTIYPPKYREGVTQVDTSCALAALIFSDVRTQKIKWASELILVDYQGNIRSYYVSPTEGYQESHVSSFSKVYPSGITAVADKGPMLIVAGSCEFLEDSNLRNNGLGHGITIWYMINDYPFYKQMPTINEDEYIPPSAGIMNWLPGFKSKPQHDCIFDLCVSPSGKQLAALHTSGSLSIWELPSLWKKKYWLLASQPDQDAINPSSLEYIPGQKQRLLQYSGPLKNHPAGLSWWSEMAVILARYSGAVTVSSVNSLRNLLGESPEFLEGVPQISEAYDRGFLGLEVESRVNTKRILTATGEGSDEEEEYLDSDDEEELSLVQRSSRLAKSALFWITDAERFRPPSKRPKIVQRTFRLLCLKSTTPEELFARKIENEEYGEALALARSYNLDCDLVYQQQWRRSSVTVASIQDYLAKIRKRSWVLAECLTRVPENIDAARELLMYGLRGTDLEAIVAIGKGTDDGEFIFCDSDLAYDEGIDIDPSEYDVKAQERAAMELKRRHDYLVQIDFKNLSTEQKNVIRARRKLLTYLDRLDTYEVLLGGSHVAPEHYDASFFDKFRSQSAISATVEFARSYDWRGVEAMFTYHGAETLPHRLAVLSNFPPTMGPFEYRSLLLECEGDEVFEWEQEQLRDEDWSEDPICGDAVNDEEEDPATFLYEERQDLKKFMGLEPSAETVSLWYQERAREIERCSHFVDAALDLLKLGRERDVKNLEELHDTLDSLEVMVYEVGLCSMTLDEYSSLSDAEKIVKLMSTSTPETYIQNIRRWLLPFLARCDKWKPGSAKRLLREYVVSTAKDDLGLPLKILQHSRPDQHAQIITSAEEMMTIALDCVYACERETQLPRAFAILECLPERESGTSTEALSKLHDLADALEAHLTAAELLSNNSVCVTPCQLRQLQDDREKVREIFTKLTRAAARREPRLSDEDWRKLLYDMLELQQKVFTCVEPQVCFETLTDALLCSGILENIRFAGELLETQGDRSPVHNPYLQQVPFAQAVKLVISAATQYFNSSESHADEAMELAQQCLGLIESDNEDIKREKDLIAALHILPDFGINKLPLQVRLCEDRLTLIEEGLQTKKGSYRHGSRLLQLATMLRVCGMDLRSRQAKVFSLVAHAALKVRLHPYIRICSVFNLYVGGLARNPD; encoded by the exons ATGGCCTCGTACGACGAAGAAGAGGCTAATATTTTGTATGAACTATTGGTTCATGCAGAGTGGCCGCTAGAACAGGAAATCATT GGTGGAGGAGCAGTCAGTCATGGTGGAAACTTCTTTTATCGTACAGTTACCCAAACTCCAGCAAATATATGGGCTTTGGCATCAACTGTGTGGGCCTACCTAAGAACTGCTCCATCAGTTTCACCAAGCTTGTCCAA ACTCGTAGGCAGTGGCTCGGGATGGCAACTTGGAGTCGGTGCACAAGGGGCTGTTGTTGCCATTGTTCAGGCAGCATGTCTAGAGATTCGGGCCAAAAAGGATGACTTTGCCTCAGTTGTGGGGAAAAACACAAATT TGTATGCTGACCCATTCCCATCATGGCGTCGTGTTGCTTGGTCAGCTGACTGCTCCATGGTTGGTGTAGCATATAGCTCAGGTGCTGTAGAAATATTTAACACACTTGGAACCTCCATCTTCACCATTTATCCACCcaa GTATCGTGAGGGTGTGACTCAAGTGGACACCAGCTGCGCTCTAGCTGCTCTCATCTTCTCTGATGTCAGGACTCAGAAAATAAAATG GGCTTCTGAACTGATACTCGTAGACTATCAAGGCAACATTAGGAGTTACTATGTGTCGCCCACTGAAGGCTACCAAGAGAGCCACGTTTCATCCTTCAGCAAAGTGTATCCCAGTGGTATCACAGCAGTAGCTGACAAAGG GCCAATGTTAATAGTTGCAGGGTCTTGTGAATTTCTAGAAGATAGCAATTTGAGGAACAATGGCTTGGGTCATGGCATTACCATATGGTATATGATTAATGATTATCCATTCTATAAACAG aTGCCTACAATAAATGAGGATGAATATATACCACCCAGTGCAGGAATCATGAACTGGTTGCCAGGATTCAAGTCAAAACCCCAGCACGACTGCATATTCGACCTTTGTGTGTCTCCCTCTGGTAAACAGCTGGCTGCCTTACACACATCAGGGAGTCTGTCCATTTGGGAACTGCCTTCTCTGTGGAAGAAGAAGTACTGGTTGCTTGCCAGTCAGCCAGACCAAGATGCTATCAATCCATCAAGCCTTGAATACATTCCTGGGCAGAAGCAGCGCCTGCTCCAGTACTCTGGGCCTCTCAAAAACCACCCAGCAGGCCTTAGCTGGTGGTCAGAGATGGCTGTTATCCTTGCTCGCTATTCTGGGGCTGTTACCGTTAGCTCTGTAAACTCGCTGCGGAACCTGCTGGGAGAGTCGCCAGAGTTTCTAGAGGGAGTGCCTCAG ATAAGTGAAGCCTATGACCGAGGCTTCTTGGGGTTGGAGGTTGAGAGCCGCGTCAACACCAAACGCATCTTGACTGCAACAGGTGAAGGctcagatgaagaggaggaatacCTTGACTCGGATGACGAGGAGGAGCTCTCTTTGGTCCAGAGGTCAAGCAGACTGGCCAAGAGTGCACTTTTCTGGATAACTGATGCTGAAAG ATTTCGACCCCCAAGCAAAAGACCAAAGATTGTTCAGAGGACCTTCCGTCTGCTTTGCCTCAAGAGTACGACTCCAGAGGAGCTATTTGCCAGAAAAATTGAGAATGAGGAATATGGGGAAGCTCTAGCACTGGCTCGCAGCTATAA CCTGGATTGTGACCTGGTATACCAGCAGCAGTGGCGTAGAAGCTCTGTTACTGTAGCCTCCATCCAAGACTACTTAGCCAAGATTCGCAAGCGGTCTTGGGTGCTTGCTGAATGTCTCACACGTGTGCCTGAGAACATAGATGCAGCGCGAGAGCTCCTCATGTATGGACTACGGGGAACAGACCTAGAG GCAATTGTAGCCATTGGCAAGGGCACAGATGATGGGGAGTTCATATTCTGTGACTCAGACCTTGCATATGATGAAGGCATAGACATTGACCCCAGTGAGTATGATGTGAAAGCACAAGAGAGAGCTGCTATGGAGCTCAAGAGGAGGCATGACTACCTGGTGCAG ATTGACTTCAAGAACCTCTCTACAGAGCAAAAGAATGTAATTCGTGCTAGACGAAAACTGCTCACATACTTAGATAGGTTAGATACATATGAG GTTCTTTTGGGAGGGTCTCACGTAGCACCTGAGCACTATGATGCCTCCTTCTTTGACAAGTTCCGGAGCCAGTCGGCTATCTCTGCCACTGTTGAATTTGCTAGGAGCTATGACTGGCGTGGTGTGGAGGCCATGTTCACATACCATGGAGCTGAAACCCTCCCTCACCGATTGGCTGTGCTCTCCAACTTTCCACCAACCATGGGTCCGTTTGAGTACAG ATCACTTCTGCTGGAGTGTGAAGGAGATGAGGTCTTCGAATGGGAGCAAGAACAGCTTCGTGATGAGGACTGGAGTGAAGACCCAATTTGCGG AGATGCAGtaaatgatgaggaggaagaccCAGCTACATTCTTGTATGAGGAACGCCAGGATCTCAAGAAGTTCATGGGGCTTGAACCAAGTGCAGAAACTGTGAGCCTCTGGTACCAAGAAAGGGCACGGGAGATTGAGAGATGCAGTCATTTTGTGGATGCTGCTCTGGACTTGCTCAAATTGGGCAGGGAAAGAGATGTGAAG AATTTGGAAGAACTTCATGACACTCTGGATTCCTTGGAAGTGATGGTTTATGAAGTAGGCCTATGTTCAATGACCTTGGATGAATACTCTAGCTTATCTGATGCTGAGAAGATAGTGAAGCTAATGTCCACG AGCACCCCAGAAACATACATCCAGAATATTAGGCGTTGGCTATTGCCATTCTTGGCTCGCTGTGATAAGTGGAAACCTGGCAGTGCCAAACGTCTTCTGAGGGAGTATGTGGTGTCTACAGCCAAGGATGACCTTGGATTACCTCTCAAGATCCTACAA CATTCCAGGCCAGACCAGCATGCACAGATCATCACATCAGCTGAGGAGATGATGACTATTGCTTTAGACTGTGTGTACGCATGTGAGAGGGAAACTCAGCTGCCGAGAGCCTTTGCCATTCTGGAGTGTTTGCCAGAGAGAGAGTCTGG CACCAGCACAGAGGCCTTGTCGAAACTGCATGACTTGGCTGATGCTCTAGAGGCTCACTTGACGGCTGCTGAATTGCTGAGTAATAACAGCGTCTGCGTCACACCCTGTCAGCTTCGCCAGCTACAGGATGATCGTGAAAAAGTCAGAGAAATATTTACCAAGTTAACAAGAGCTGCTGCGAGGAG AGAGCCTAGACTTAGTGATGAAGACTGGCGAAAGTTGTTGTATGACATGTTAGAACTGCAGCAGAAGGTCTTCACGTGCGTAGAGCCACAAGTTTGCTTTGAG ACCTTGACAGATGCTCTCCTGTGCTCTGGCATTTTGGAAAATATCAGATTTGCTGGGGAACTGCTGGAGACACAGGGAGATAGGTCCCCTGTGCACAACCCTTACTTGCAGCAGGTGCCTTTTGCACAGGCAGTGAAGCTTGTGATATCTGCTGCGACACAGTACTTCAACTCTTCTGAAAGTCATGCAGATGAGGCAATGGAATTGGCACA GCAGTGTCTTGGACTGATAGAATCTGACAATGAAGACatcaagagagaaaaggatcTAATAGCCGCTCTTCACATTTTGCCAGACTTTGGCATCAACAAACTTCCTCTTCAGG TTCGCCTTTGTGAGGACAGGCTAACTTTGATAGAGGAAGGACTGCAGACCAAAAAGGGAAGTTATCGCCATGGGTCTCGATTGCTACAGTTGGCAACAATGTTGAGGGTGTGTGGAATGGACTTACGATCCAGACAGGCGAAGGTTTTCTCACTTGTTGCTCATGCAGCTCTAAAGGTGAGGTTACATCCTTACATCAGAATATGttctgtttttaatttatatgtaggAGGTTTGGCAAGAAATCCTGATTAG